One region of Fragaria vesca subsp. vesca linkage group LG4, FraVesHawaii_1.0, whole genome shotgun sequence genomic DNA includes:
- the LOC101295910 gene encoding strictosidine synthase-like, with amino-acid sequence MTEPTCGRPLGLKFNPKTCELYIADAYFGLLKIDRNGGHPQQLATSLHEVPFRFTNALDIDSETGIVEEVKRDCHLDGLHKNSNIIYLICNFNTKKVTVLLDNLAFANGVALSKDSSFLLVAETPTFKIFKLWLRGSKDGDVELFTQMKRPADNIKRTDNGEFWVAVNSLRQYQTSPEYWLTKDPVGVKFDEQGNVVEVLDGEGGSTL; translated from the exons ATGACTGAACCAACATGTGGAAGGCCGTTAGGTTTGAAGTTCAACCCAAAAACTTGTGAACTCTATATTGCAGATGCCTACTTCGGGCTCTTGAAAATAGATCGCAATGGTGGTCATCCTCAACAACTTGCCACTTCCCTACATGAGGTCCCTTTCCGTTTTACGAATGCTCTGGACATTGATAGTGAAACTGGAATT GTAGAAGAAGTAAAACGTGATTGCCATCTAGATGGCCTCCACAAGAACAGTAACATCATTTATTTGATTTGCAACTTCAACACAAAGAAGGTGACTGTGTTGCTCGATAACTTGGCATTTGCAAATGGTGTGGCTCTAAGCAAGGACAGTTCTTTCCTCCTGGTAGCCGAAACTCCCACGTTCAAAATCTTCAAGCTTTGGCTTCGAGGATCCAAAGATGGCGATGTGGAACTCTTCACTCAAATGAAACGACCAGCCGATAACATTAAGAGAACTGACAATGGTGAATTTTGGGTTGCAGTGAATAGTCTAAGACAGTACCAGACTTCTCCAGAATATTGGTTGACGAAAGATCCGGTGGGAGTAAAGTTTGATGAACAAGGAAACGTTGTGGAGGTGTTGGATGGAGAGGGTGGTTCGACGCTTTAG
- the LOC101296200 gene encoding strictosidine synthase-like, producing MNPHFASFCLQSCLLIIILVSTSTSKPALAFSIASLRNYHQLDLPNNTVGPESVAFDCRGQGPYVGVSDGRILKWEEPLKGWTEFSYTSPNRQRKLCDGSTNKFNEPICGRPLGLKFNPTTCELYIADAYFGLLKTGPNGGRPHQLASSAGGVPFHFLNALDVDNESGMVYFTDTSLIFQRSVWILSIISADRTGRLMQYDPRTKKATVLLKGLAFPDGVALSKDKSFLLLIETGTLKILRLWLRGPKANTLELFAQLVGFPDNIKRNDNGEFWVAINNGVGGSISATLLGDPVGAKFDEDGNVLEVLDGKDSAAALLQSVSEVEEHNGMLWIGSAQNSYVGVGLY from the exons ATGAACCCTCATTTTGCTTCATTCTGCTTGCAGTCTTGTTTGCTGATCATCATCCTAGTATCAACCTCGACATCCAAGCCAGCATTAGCTTTCTCCATTGCTAGCCTCAGGAACTACCACCAGCTCGACCTCCCGAATAACACAGTCGGCCCTGAAAGCGTTGCATTCGACTGCCGTGGACAAGGACCTTATGTTGGGGTTTCAGATGGTAGAATTCTCAAATGGGAAGAACCTCTCAAGGGATGGACAGAGTTTTCCTACACTTCCCCGAACAG GCAGAGGAAACTATGCGATGGCTCAACCAACAAGTTTAATGAACCGATATGCGGAAGGCCTCTAGGTCTGAAGTTTAACCCCACAACGTGTGAGCTCTATATTGCAGACGCCTATTTTGGGCTCCTGAAGACGGGGCCAAATGGTGGCCGTCCTCATCAACTTGCAAGTTCTGCAGGAGGAGTCCCCTTCCATTTCTTAAATGCTTTGGACGTTGATAACGAATCTGGAATGGTATACTTTACAGATACTAGCCTTATTTTCCAAAGAAG TGTTTGGATACTGTCCATCATCTCCGCTGACAGAACTGGAAGGTTGATGCAATACGACCCTAGAACAAAGAAGGCGACTGTGTTGCTCAAGGGATTAGCATTTCCAGATGGTGTGGCTTTAAGTAAGGACAAATCTTTCCTCCTCTTAATCGAAACCGGGACGCTGAAGATCCTCAGGTTGTGGCTTCGAGGACCCAAAGCTAATACCTTGGAACTCTTTGCTCAGCTAGTCGGGTTCCCAGATAACATCAAGAGAAATGACAATGGAGAATTCTGGGTTGCGATCAACAACGGGGTAGGAGGATCAATATCTGCGACTCTGCTAGGAGATCCTGTAGGAGCAAAGTTTGATGAGGATGGAAACGTTTTGGAGGTGTTGGATGGAAAAGATAGTGCTGCAGCCTTGCTTCAGTCTGTTAGTGAAGTTGAAGAACACAACGGAATGCTGTGGATTGGATCGGCGCAGAATTCATATGTTGGTGTAGGCTTGTATTAA